A window of Thermococcus aggregans contains these coding sequences:
- a CDS encoding extradiol dioxygenase, which translates to MLIGAAMMPHGNPVLKPEDEGTRKLAEALKEIGEEFSKAEAYVIISPHNIRMSEALGVIMAENLISWLGFGEVQLPGEYKTEKELAREIYQRAKANGLPVVDINFASLSGEYSRFPLTWGELIPLHFLEKRPVVLLTPARKVSRATLVEFGEVVGEVLEEYDKKVAFIASADHAHAHGNGPYGYAPEAKEYDELVMRIIQENRLEKLLEIPDELISKALPDSYWQLLVLYGVLKKVPMKVKLAEYACPSYFGMGAALFVRE; encoded by the coding sequence ATGTTGATCGGAGCCGCGATGATGCCCCACGGAAATCCTGTTCTCAAACCTGAAGATGAAGGGACGAGAAAGCTCGCAGAGGCTCTTAAGGAAATTGGCGAGGAATTCTCGAAGGCCGAGGCATATGTCATTATAAGCCCTCACAACATCCGCATGAGTGAAGCCCTCGGGGTTATAATGGCCGAAAATCTAATTTCGTGGCTTGGCTTTGGTGAAGTGCAACTTCCGGGAGAATACAAAACTGAGAAAGAGCTTGCCAGAGAGATATATCAGAGAGCAAAGGCTAACGGCCTACCTGTAGTTGATATAAACTTCGCATCACTAAGCGGGGAGTACTCCCGATTTCCCTTAACTTGGGGAGAACTTATACCCCTCCACTTTTTAGAAAAGAGACCTGTGGTGCTCTTAACGCCTGCAAGAAAAGTCTCAAGAGCAACTCTCGTCGAATTTGGTGAAGTGGTTGGAGAAGTCCTTGAAGAATATGACAAAAAGGTCGCTTTCATCGCGAGTGCTGACCACGCACATGCCCATGGAAACGGTCCCTACGGCTATGCGCCGGAAGCTAAAGAATACGATGAGCTCGTTATGAGGATAATCCAAGAGAACAGGCTTGAAAAGCTCCTTGAGATACCGGATGAGCTGATAAGCAAAGCTTTGCCCGATAGTTACTGGCAGCTGCTCGTCCTTTATGGCGTTCTAAAAAAGGTGCCTATGAAGGTTAAACTCGCGGAGTATGCATGCCCCTCATATTTTGGCATGGGGGCGGCTTTGTTCGTGAGGGAATAA
- a CDS encoding S9 family peptidase, with protein sequence MNKIEWNEKTFSKFAYLSDPRISRDGKKVAYVLTKANLKDNKYENTIVVEEIETGGKKFIENASMPRFSPSGKKITFIRPNEEKKTTEVWLYDLSSMSGKKVLEAKNILDVSWNEDDRRILITGFKRRDDEDFFFEEDVPVWFDAKGFFDGEKTTFWIVDTESEEVLEEFEAERFSSAIWHGDEVIYNVPHRMDGKLQFFKFYDIYTYKDGKSEKIFEGVSYAAVDSNGKAVLLHGKPKKEKRSEHNFLYLWDGGELKPLTERFIYNNDQGKLDEKGNVYFTMAKEGKISLYKLEGEALVPIVEDNSWVMGFDVSGDGKVALLKETDTRLRELYLWDGELKQVTDYNGPIFAKLKTRPINHFRFKSLDLELDGWYIKPDIKEGEKAPVIVFVHGGPKGMYGYYFKYEMQLMADKGYYIVFVNPRGSNGYDEDFALRVLERTGLEDFQDILNGVEKFFELEPQADRERVGITGISYGGFMTNWAVTQSDLFKAGISENGISYWLTSYAFSDIGLWFDKEVIGDNPLENENYKKLSPLFYAKNVKAPLLLIHSLEDYRCPLDQSVMFYHVLKDLGKEAYIAIFKRGAHGHSLRSSPRHRAKRYKLFMEFFERKLKKYKKGFDVEKILKSENAK encoded by the coding sequence ATGAATAAGATCGAATGGAATGAAAAGACATTTTCTAAGTTTGCCTACCTAAGCGACCCAAGAATATCAAGAGATGGAAAGAAAGTTGCATACGTCCTAACAAAGGCAAATCTGAAGGACAACAAGTATGAAAACACCATAGTGGTTGAGGAAATCGAAACCGGCGGGAAAAAGTTTATCGAAAATGCTTCTATGCCCAGATTCTCCCCAAGTGGGAAGAAAATAACATTCATAAGACCAAATGAAGAAAAGAAAACTACAGAAGTCTGGCTTTATGACCTGAGCTCAATGAGCGGAAAGAAAGTCCTTGAAGCAAAGAATATCCTTGACGTGAGCTGGAACGAAGACGATAGGAGGATTTTGATAACCGGCTTCAAGAGGAGAGATGACGAGGACTTTTTCTTTGAGGAAGATGTTCCTGTATGGTTCGATGCAAAGGGTTTCTTTGATGGTGAAAAGACAACATTCTGGATAGTGGACACCGAAAGTGAGGAAGTTCTTGAGGAGTTCGAGGCAGAAAGGTTCTCCTCCGCAATATGGCACGGAGATGAGGTTATATACAACGTCCCCCATAGAATGGACGGAAAGCTCCAATTTTTCAAGTTCTACGACATCTACACCTACAAGGACGGAAAGAGCGAAAAAATCTTTGAAGGGGTCTCATATGCGGCCGTTGATTCCAACGGAAAGGCCGTTCTTCTACACGGGAAACCAAAGAAAGAGAAGAGGAGTGAGCACAACTTCCTTTATCTCTGGGATGGAGGGGAGCTCAAGCCTTTAACAGAGCGCTTCATCTACAACAACGATCAGGGAAAGCTTGATGAGAAAGGAAACGTTTACTTCACCATGGCAAAAGAAGGTAAGATAAGCCTCTACAAGCTTGAAGGAGAGGCATTAGTTCCCATAGTGGAGGACAACTCTTGGGTCATGGGGTTTGACGTAAGCGGAGACGGAAAGGTAGCACTCCTCAAGGAGACCGACACGAGATTAAGGGAACTCTACCTCTGGGACGGAGAACTAAAGCAAGTAACCGATTACAACGGCCCAATCTTTGCAAAGCTCAAAACAAGGCCGATAAACCACTTCCGCTTCAAGAGCCTTGATTTGGAGCTCGATGGATGGTACATAAAGCCCGACATCAAAGAGGGAGAAAAAGCCCCAGTAATAGTATTCGTCCACGGCGGACCCAAGGGAATGTACGGCTACTACTTCAAGTACGAGATGCAGCTAATGGCCGATAAAGGCTATTATATAGTCTTCGTCAACCCAAGAGGAAGCAACGGTTACGATGAAGACTTTGCTTTGAGAGTTCTTGAGAGGACTGGCTTGGAGGACTTCCAGGACATCCTCAACGGAGTGGAGAAGTTCTTCGAGCTTGAACCTCAAGCGGATAGGGAAAGAGTTGGGATAACTGGCATAAGCTATGGTGGATTCATGACGAACTGGGCGGTGACGCAAAGCGACCTGTTTAAAGCGGGAATAAGTGAAAACGGCATAAGCTACTGGCTTACAAGCTATGCGTTTTCAGACATAGGGCTGTGGTTTGATAAGGAGGTTATAGGCGACAATCCGCTTGAAAACGAAAACTACAAGAAGCTGAGCCCGCTCTTTTATGCCAAGAATGTCAAGGCACCCTTGTTGCTCATTCACTCGCTTGAGGACTACCGCTGTCCACTCGACCAGAGTGTGATGTTCTACCACGTGCTTAAGGATTTGGGCAAGGAAGCGTACATTGCAATCTTTAAGCGCGGTGCCCATGGGCACAGTTTAAGGAGTTCTCCAAGGCATAGGGCAAAAAGGTACAAGCTCTTCATGGAGTTCTTTGAGAGAAAACTCAAGAAGTACAAGAAAGGCTTTGATGTAGAGAAGATTCTAAAAAGTGAAAATGCAAAATAA
- a CDS encoding nitroreductase family protein: protein MGKFKKERFPIEKLLRAIEAAKEAPSGMNAQPWHFLIVESDKMKGKIREVCEEGEKRFYEKMKGKLGEWLQEKGFTWEKPFLSEAPYLVLVFADVRAPFAVQSTWLAVGYLLLALEEEGLSTVTYTPPTPKEIEELVNAPKHYKLQTILPVGYPNDEKPKYERKSLEDVIVFEKFENNGD, encoded by the coding sequence GTGGGGAAATTCAAAAAAGAACGTTTCCCTATAGAGAAGCTCTTAAGAGCTATAGAAGCCGCTAAAGAAGCTCCCTCTGGAATGAATGCTCAGCCGTGGCATTTTCTCATCGTTGAGAGCGACAAAATGAAAGGAAAGATTAGAGAGGTTTGTGAAGAAGGCGAGAAAAGATTCTACGAGAAAATGAAAGGAAAACTCGGAGAATGGTTGCAGGAGAAAGGTTTTACATGGGAAAAGCCCTTTTTGAGTGAAGCACCTTATCTGGTTCTTGTGTTTGCTGATGTTAGGGCGCCTTTTGCAGTTCAATCTACTTGGCTCGCGGTTGGATACCTTCTACTTGCTCTTGAGGAAGAAGGCCTTAGCACGGTAACTTATACTCCTCCCACCCCCAAAGAAATTGAAGAACTTGTAAATGCTCCCAAGCACTACAAACTGCAAACAATACTTCCGGTGGGTTACCCCAACGATGAAAAGCCAAAATACGAGAGAAAATCCCTGGAAGATGTTATTGTCTTTGAAAAATTTGAAAATAATGGGGACTAG
- a CDS encoding protein-tyrosine phosphatase family protein, protein MVYPKFVDKHVAFSPMPYPEEIPELVGKFDAVVVLTYEYELYYDLEELTKRGIEVLYAPIEDFTAPSLEELLEIVKWIYKRVKEGKKVLIHCLGGSGRSGTVATAYLMYAYGLSLKEALARVRSLKPSAVETEEQMKVLEELEEYLKQGKKK, encoded by the coding sequence ATGGTGTACCCAAAGTTCGTTGATAAGCACGTGGCCTTCTCTCCAATGCCATATCCCGAGGAGATTCCAGAGCTTGTGGGGAAGTTTGATGCTGTAGTTGTTCTTACCTACGAGTACGAGCTGTATTACGACTTGGAAGAGCTTACCAAAAGAGGAATCGAGGTGCTTTATGCTCCCATTGAGGACTTTACGGCACCCTCTCTAGAAGAACTGCTTGAAATCGTTAAGTGGATTTATAAGAGGGTCAAAGAAGGTAAAAAAGTTTTGATTCATTGCCTAGGTGGAAGCGGTAGAAGCGGGACTGTGGCAACTGCGTATTTAATGTATGCCTACGGGCTCTCTTTAAAGGAAGCCCTTGCAAGAGTGCGCTCTCTTAAACCCTCTGCCGTCGAAACGGAAGAACAAATGAAAGTGTTAGAGGAGCTTGAAGAGTACCTAAAACAAGGTAAGAAGAAATAG
- a CDS encoding MBL fold metallo-hydrolase: MIVYFIGTGGSEGIPAHLCTCQTCEEARKFGFAQRKPSTLAIITKNKKAVLIDVGTDIRDLLHVPVEGILLTHWHHDHIYGLYKLRWIAKKTTLYAPKGDADWLMINDPKNIDVKFIKAGDVLEIDSLRITALKLNHQIETLGYLIEEDDKSVAVLYDTKGLPEETFELLKEKNLRLAIVDATYSPGIEDPYHNNVDEGAEIGLKLAERTLLSHISHKNLPFLMLDEYIRKKYRGKVLVAYDGMLFYV; this comes from the coding sequence ATGATAGTATATTTCATTGGCACCGGGGGCAGTGAAGGAATCCCTGCTCATCTATGCACATGCCAAACATGTGAAGAGGCCAGAAAGTTCGGCTTTGCCCAAAGGAAACCATCAACCCTAGCTATAATCACCAAAAACAAAAAAGCAGTCCTTATAGACGTTGGAACTGACATTAGAGATTTACTGCATGTTCCAGTGGAGGGGATTCTCTTAACTCACTGGCACCACGATCACATCTATGGTCTGTATAAGCTCCGGTGGATTGCGAAGAAAACAACTCTATATGCGCCAAAGGGAGATGCAGACTGGCTTATGATCAACGACCCCAAGAACATCGATGTAAAGTTTATCAAAGCGGGCGATGTTTTGGAGATCGACTCCCTTAGAATTACTGCCTTAAAGCTTAACCACCAGATAGAGACTCTCGGCTACCTGATAGAGGAAGACGATAAGAGCGTTGCAGTCCTTTACGATACCAAAGGGCTCCCCGAGGAAACGTTTGAATTATTGAAAGAGAAGAACCTCCGGCTGGCTATAGTGGATGCCACGTATTCACCGGGCATAGAGGATCCATACCACAACAACGTCGATGAGGGTGCAGAGATAGGTCTTAAACTGGCAGAAAGAACGCTCTTAAGCCACATATCCCACAAAAACCTTCCGTTTCTAATGCTCGATGAGTACATAAGGAAAAAATATAGAGGGAAAGTCCTTGTTGCCTACGATGGGATGCTCTTTTATGTGTGA
- a CDS encoding DUF5615 family PIN-like protein, whose protein sequence is MRRKNPKFIADMMLGRLARWLRLYGYDTLYGIKDDEEILKIAREEGRIILTRDEDLARRFENSILIKSNKFEEQVKQLMELGFEFNELFPENARCPKCNGLIRRVEKEEIKGKIPEGVYEDYDEFYICTQCGQIYWPGRQWREMVKIDRRLRNLKKDT, encoded by the coding sequence ATGAGAAGGAAAAACCCAAAGTTTATTGCCGATATGATGCTCGGAAGGCTGGCAAGATGGCTGAGGTTATATGGTTACGATACACTCTATGGGATAAAGGATGACGAGGAAATTCTGAAGATAGCTAGAGAAGAAGGAAGGATTATCTTAACGAGGGACGAAGACCTTGCAAGAAGGTTTGAGAACTCCATTTTGATAAAATCCAACAAGTTCGAAGAGCAGGTAAAGCAGCTTATGGAACTGGGCTTCGAGTTCAATGAGCTGTTTCCAGAAAACGCGAGATGCCCAAAGTGCAATGGACTGATAAGAAGAGTGGAAAAAGAAGAAATCAAAGGAAAAATTCCAGAAGGTGTTTATGAGGACTACGACGAATTCTACATCTGTACTCAGTGTGGTCAAATCTATTGGCCCGGAAGGCAGTGGAGAGAAATGGTAAAAATCGACAGAAGGCTGAGAAACCTAAAGAAAGACACGTAG
- a CDS encoding TIGR00153 family protein → MQVWTKLFAKSPFKPLIKHAEVVLETVEVLEKALKAWEMGDCETMRNYARKVDDLEDFADKIKQEIRDSLSSKLFMPVNRGDILRYLQMQDKIADAAENTAKWLLVRDPNDIPEDIKEEVKSLIMKMSQESIKAAKLVYEAIVQMDRVIESGFGEKEIEREYEIIKEIESVEHKIDELDTKFMEIIFKNSSRLEWGVGMYLLNIAKTLSNISDKAKDAAERIRLMMNK, encoded by the coding sequence ATGCAGGTTTGGACAAAGTTATTTGCCAAAAGTCCGTTTAAACCTTTAATAAAGCACGCTGAAGTTGTTTTGGAGACGGTAGAGGTCTTAGAAAAAGCCCTTAAAGCGTGGGAGATGGGCGATTGTGAAACAATGAGAAATTACGCTCGAAAAGTTGATGACCTTGAAGATTTTGCTGACAAAATCAAGCAAGAAATAAGGGACAGTTTAAGTTCAAAGTTGTTTATGCCTGTTAATAGAGGCGACATTTTGAGATATCTGCAAATGCAAGACAAGATAGCTGACGCTGCCGAAAACACAGCTAAGTGGCTTCTTGTTAGAGACCCAAACGATATCCCCGAAGACATCAAAGAAGAGGTAAAAAGTTTGATAATGAAGATGAGCCAAGAAAGCATTAAGGCGGCGAAACTTGTTTATGAAGCAATAGTCCAAATGGATAGGGTCATAGAGAGCGGCTTTGGAGAAAAAGAAATTGAGAGAGAATATGAGATAATCAAGGAGATAGAAAGCGTCGAACACAAAATAGACGAACTCGACACCAAGTTCATGGAGATAATCTTCAAGAACTCCAGCAGGTTGGAGTGGGGAGTTGGAATGTATCTCCTCAACATTGCAAAAACATTGAGCAACATATCAGATAAGGCAAAAGACGCGGCAGAGAGAATAAGATTGATGATGAATAAGTGA
- a CDS encoding Lrp/AsnC family transcriptional regulator, whose translation MVTAFILMVTAAGKEREVMEKLLTYPEVKEAYVVYGEYDLVVKVETDTLKDLDHFITEKIRKMPEIQMTSTMIAI comes from the coding sequence ATGGTGACGGCGTTTATTTTGATGGTGACAGCCGCTGGAAAGGAAAGGGAAGTTATGGAGAAACTTCTTACATATCCGGAAGTAAAGGAAGCATATGTGGTTTATGGAGAATACGACCTTGTAGTTAAGGTTGAAACAGATACCCTCAAAGACTTGGACCACTTCATAACAGAAAAAATAAGGAAGATGCCCGAGATACAGATGACTTCAACAATGATAGCTATCTGA
- a CDS encoding acetamidase/formamidase family protein, whose translation MIFIDKSKHIFAFGPNLKPIAEAENGEIVVFETLDALSNQITSEEQTLEAVDFSKVNPATGPLYVKGAKPGDALKVDILDIEVANRGVVVTAPHAGVLGDEVKKPKTKVCEIKDGYVYFGDIRIPARPMIGVIGVASLEEIPCGEPGRHGGNMDTKLIRKGTTLYLPVFVEGGLLAIGDLHAVMGDGEVCVSACEVPGKVTTRVSVLEDMAPPYPVLETEDSLYLLVSEENLWDAIKRATELGVKVLQKALNLSWDEAYMLGSLILDIEISQLVDPKKTVRVRIPKEYVSAKDALRALSLE comes from the coding sequence GTGATCTTCATAGACAAATCTAAGCATATTTTTGCGTTTGGGCCAAACCTTAAGCCCATTGCAGAAGCAGAAAACGGAGAAATAGTAGTTTTTGAGACCTTAGATGCCCTCTCCAACCAGATAACATCCGAAGAACAAACTCTAGAGGCTGTTGACTTCTCGAAGGTCAATCCCGCAACGGGCCCGCTTTATGTGAAAGGTGCCAAGCCTGGAGATGCGCTAAAAGTCGACATTTTGGACATAGAGGTCGCAAATAGGGGAGTAGTCGTTACTGCGCCCCATGCTGGAGTGCTCGGAGATGAAGTCAAAAAGCCAAAAACAAAGGTCTGCGAGATCAAAGACGGTTATGTTTACTTTGGAGATATTAGGATACCCGCAAGGCCCATGATAGGAGTCATCGGCGTTGCCTCTCTGGAAGAGATTCCATGTGGTGAACCGGGCAGGCATGGAGGAAACATGGACACCAAACTCATACGGAAGGGCACGACCCTTTACCTACCAGTGTTTGTTGAAGGGGGACTGCTAGCCATTGGAGACCTTCACGCCGTGATGGGAGACGGAGAGGTCTGTGTCTCAGCGTGTGAAGTCCCGGGAAAAGTAACGACAAGGGTCAGCGTCTTAGAAGACATGGCTCCTCCTTATCCAGTGCTTGAGACGGAGGATTCGTTGTATTTACTCGTCTCCGAGGAAAATCTATGGGATGCTATTAAGCGGGCGACTGAGCTTGGTGTTAAAGTTCTTCAAAAAGCCCTCAACTTAAGCTGGGATGAAGCGTATATGCTTGGGAGCCTTATATTAGATATCGAGATAAGCCAGCTGGTGGATCCGAAGAAGACCGTAAGGGTAAGGATTCCAAAGGAGTACGTGTCAGCAAAGGACGCTCTAAGGGCTTTGTCTTTGGAGTAG
- a CDS encoding 6-hydroxymethylpterin diphosphokinase MptE-like protein, with product MNWQQWEPFYLQIVSKMGYDIEEDRKAALLLRKLLLENENYILAETIKERIKEKVYVFGAGPSLEKGLSEGKFSGTLIASDGSTSALLEYGIVPDVIVTDLDGRFDDIKRANDLGAYVVVHSHGDNMDKLKAYVPKLKNILGTCQTEPLDIVYNFGGFTDGDRAVFLAEELGAKEIFLVGFDFGEIVGKWSKPYLKEHSPIWESKRKKFKIAQTLLEWLEKNGRAKITKL from the coding sequence ATGAACTGGCAGCAGTGGGAACCATTTTACCTCCAAATCGTCAGTAAGATGGGGTACGATATAGAGGAAGACAGAAAAGCCGCGCTTTTATTGAGGAAACTCTTGCTGGAGAATGAGAACTACATTTTGGCTGAAACTATTAAGGAGAGAATTAAAGAAAAGGTCTATGTCTTCGGAGCTGGCCCAAGCTTGGAAAAAGGGCTTAGCGAAGGAAAATTTAGCGGAACTTTAATAGCCTCTGATGGCTCCACTTCTGCTCTTCTCGAATATGGGATTGTACCAGATGTCATCGTTACGGATTTGGATGGACGTTTTGATGACATAAAGAGGGCAAATGATCTCGGCGCTTACGTCGTTGTTCATTCACATGGAGACAACATGGATAAGCTCAAAGCCTATGTCCCAAAGCTCAAGAACATTCTGGGGACGTGTCAAACGGAGCCTTTGGATATTGTTTACAATTTTGGCGGCTTTACTGATGGAGACAGGGCGGTTTTTCTCGCGGAAGAGCTTGGAGCGAAGGAGATATTTCTAGTCGGATTTGATTTTGGAGAAATTGTTGGAAAATGGAGCAAGCCGTATCTGAAGGAGCACAGCCCGATATGGGAAAGCAAGAGGAAAAAGTTCAAAATAGCACAAACCCTTCTGGAGTGGCTCGAAAAGAATGGAAGGGCAAAGATAACAAAACTTTAA
- a CDS encoding inorganic phosphate transporter, translated as MIELLSDPWLLITIAVGFFMAWAIGANDAANSMSTAVGAGAITPRQAVLIAGVLEFTGAYLFGKSVTETVRKGIIDVSQINDPNVIVYGSVAALFAASLWLLFASKFGLPVSTTHSIVGGIVGYGIVYAGTSIVNWGRLAQVVASWILSPVFGAVVAFVVIKLISRTILQQKDPIESAKKWVPFWIGITFVIIGSMFYIKVMHEDSMLIAVTKYGIPIGTGAFLISFVLLRRNFKTDDPYLGAESIFKKVQVPISAYLALSHGANDVANAIGPVAAVYTVATMGLAGMEVPVPKWILAMGGLGIAVGVATYGYKVMETVGKKITELTNTRGFSINFSAASVVLIASALGLPISTTHTVVGAVIGVGLARGVKAINKEVVKDIVISWFVTVPVAAIVSGIIFKILMIAG; from the coding sequence CCGCTGTCGGTGCTGGAGCAATAACCCCAAGACAGGCAGTTTTAATCGCTGGTGTGCTTGAATTTACCGGTGCCTATCTTTTTGGAAAAAGCGTTACCGAAACTGTAAGAAAGGGAATAATCGATGTGTCTCAAATAAATGATCCCAATGTTATTGTTTATGGTTCCGTTGCCGCTCTTTTTGCAGCCTCTCTGTGGTTGTTGTTTGCATCAAAGTTTGGATTACCTGTATCAACTACCCATTCAATCGTAGGTGGTATCGTCGGCTATGGTATAGTGTATGCCGGAACTTCAATAGTAAACTGGGGCAGATTGGCCCAAGTTGTTGCAAGCTGGATACTCTCGCCAGTATTTGGTGCAGTGGTAGCGTTTGTCGTCATAAAACTTATCTCTAGAACAATACTCCAGCAAAAGGACCCAATAGAGAGCGCTAAAAAATGGGTGCCATTCTGGATAGGAATCACTTTTGTAATCATAGGTTCGATGTTTTACATAAAAGTTATGCACGAAGACTCGATGTTAATTGCAGTAACAAAGTATGGAATTCCAATTGGCACTGGGGCATTTTTAATAAGTTTTGTACTTTTACGGAGAAACTTTAAGACAGATGATCCTTATTTGGGTGCCGAATCCATATTTAAAAAGGTACAAGTGCCGATCTCTGCCTATTTAGCACTTTCTCACGGTGCAAATGATGTCGCAAATGCCATAGGACCTGTTGCAGCAGTCTATACGGTAGCGACAATGGGTTTGGCTGGAATGGAAGTACCCGTGCCAAAATGGATTCTAGCTATGGGTGGTTTAGGAATAGCCGTTGGTGTTGCAACTTATGGATATAAGGTTATGGAGACAGTAGGAAAGAAGATCACAGAACTGACTAATACAAGAGGGTTTAGTATAAACTTTTCAGCCGCAAGTGTAGTATTAATAGCTTCGGCGTTGGGGTTGCCAATTTCCACTACACACACAGTTGTGGGAGCTGTTATAGGTGTCGGTCTTGCGAGAGGAGTAAAAGCAATAAACAAAGAAGTCGTTAAAGATATAGTTATATCATGGTTCGTTACTGTGCCTGTAGCGGCCATAGTTTCGGGGATTATATTTAAGATACTAATGATTGCGGGGTGA
- the thrC gene encoding threonine synthase: protein MLRCTSCGREYSLRKPYQRCECGEPLELELFKGVPGIGKRVWERFSQFYPFALDLEYSLGEGDTPLTKAKRLSKELGVKLYLKNETTNPTWSFKDRGTFIGIHRALELGFNKIGTVSTGNMAASVAAYGARFGLDTYILVSSSIAEEKLKALEAYGANIIKVHGDYGELYYKSLEIGRRKGIYFINSDDPFRVEGYKSISFEIAEEVTPDYVVIPTSSGGLFRGIVKGFLELKESGLIDKLPTFVAVQAEGCSPICRAFSEGRQKIERFENPHTIAHAIENPYPPSGNAVLRLLNELKGLCVAVSDEEILEAQQDLGREGIFVQPASATGIAAIRKFRGKIEENAKVVSILTGSGLKTLSHVKAGKIMECTLEKLEECMR from the coding sequence ATGCTAAGGTGTACATCATGTGGAAGGGAATATTCTTTGAGAAAACCCTACCAGAGGTGTGAATGCGGCGAACCCTTAGAGTTAGAGCTCTTTAAGGGTGTTCCGGGAATAGGAAAGAGAGTTTGGGAAAGGTTTTCGCAATTTTATCCCTTCGCGCTTGACTTGGAGTACAGCCTCGGGGAAGGAGACACTCCCCTAACAAAAGCGAAGCGTCTTTCAAAAGAACTTGGAGTTAAGCTTTACCTTAAAAACGAAACCACGAACCCAACGTGGAGCTTTAAGGATAGGGGAACGTTTATAGGTATTCACAGGGCTTTGGAGCTTGGCTTTAATAAAATTGGAACTGTCTCGACAGGCAACATGGCAGCGAGTGTTGCCGCCTATGGGGCGCGCTTTGGACTCGACACCTACATCCTTGTTTCGTCAAGCATAGCGGAAGAAAAACTTAAGGCTTTGGAGGCTTATGGGGCGAATATAATTAAAGTGCACGGGGATTACGGAGAGCTCTACTACAAAAGCCTTGAAATCGGGCGGAGAAAGGGCATATACTTCATAAACTCCGACGACCCGTTCAGAGTTGAGGGATACAAGAGCATAAGCTTTGAAATTGCTGAGGAAGTAACGCCCGATTACGTCGTAATCCCCACAAGCTCGGGCGGACTTTTCAGGGGCATTGTAAAGGGATTTTTAGAGCTCAAAGAGAGCGGGTTAATAGACAAACTCCCGACTTTTGTTGCCGTCCAAGCAGAGGGGTGCTCTCCAATATGCAGGGCCTTTAGTGAAGGCAGGCAAAAAATCGAGCGCTTTGAAAATCCCCACACTATAGCCCATGCCATAGAGAACCCCTACCCACCGAGCGGGAACGCAGTTTTGAGACTTTTGAATGAACTCAAAGGGCTCTGTGTTGCTGTTAGCGACGAGGAGATTTTAGAGGCTCAACAAGACCTCGGGAGAGAAGGCATCTTTGTCCAACCAGCCTCTGCAACGGGAATAGCTGCAATAAGAAAGTTTAGAGGTAAAATAGAAGAGAACGCAAAGGTTGTAAGCATTCTAACGGGTTCTGGGCTGAAAACTCTTAGCCACGTGAAAGCGGGCAAAATTATGGAGTGCACTTTGGAAAAACTTGAAGAATGCATGAGGTGA
- a CDS encoding serine/threonine protein kinase has protein sequence MLGYIISQEELDRFKDFLRERGIKLEEFYSKGTTSLVFIGNKKGKKVIIKLERPDSPRKNFKKEAKILKILEGKGITPHLVDYGVFEGKEFLVREFAEGEPLLYSTPQKKHLLQILEKTYQLDVLGIDHGQIQGGKHIIIGDNVWIIDFEKAGFRKPKNVTAAMAMIFLSNNVIAKRVREKFHLDQNFLTSLRDALREYKKTKNIEKLRELLSTL, from the coding sequence ATGCTTGGATATATAATAAGTCAGGAAGAGCTCGATAGGTTCAAGGATTTTCTTAGAGAAAGGGGGATTAAGCTGGAAGAGTTCTACTCCAAGGGGACGACTAGCTTAGTCTTTATTGGAAATAAAAAGGGCAAAAAAGTCATTATAAAGCTTGAAAGGCCAGACTCGCCGAGAAAAAATTTCAAAAAAGAAGCAAAAATCCTGAAGATCCTTGAAGGAAAGGGAATAACCCCACACTTAGTTGATTATGGGGTTTTTGAAGGGAAAGAATTCTTGGTGAGAGAATTTGCCGAGGGCGAACCTCTGCTTTACTCAACTCCTCAAAAAAAGCATCTCCTCCAGATACTCGAAAAAACGTACCAGCTCGATGTTTTGGGCATTGATCATGGGCAAATACAGGGAGGAAAGCACATCATAATTGGAGACAACGTTTGGATAATCGACTTTGAAAAAGCAGGCTTCCGAAAACCAAAGAACGTAACCGCCGCAATGGCGATGATATTTCTCAGCAACAATGTTATTGCAAAAAGAGTTCGGGAGAAGTTCCACCTGGATCAAAATTTCCTGACTTCCTTGAGAGATGCACTGAGAGAATACAAGAAGACAAAAAACATTGAAAAGCTTAGGGAGCTACTCTCTACTCTTTAG